The Acropora muricata isolate sample 2 chromosome 4, ASM3666990v1, whole genome shotgun sequence genome contains the following window.
CtaacaaatttgaattttctttgttcaacatgtcccagtgcgtcatttgctcaccagtttggcaattttaatCCTTGTGACCGCTCAGCTACAAAGGGCCCATTCTGCTCTTCTGCCTATCCATGCACTGCACTGGGTTCCCTGTGatgtttttctttaattcaaTCACATGTGCTTCTTTTGTCTTAATCTTGCATCGGGTATAACTGTCTCAAATCTGATTATCCAAAAACTAAAGCTCCTGTGTGTTGCTTCATTTAGAGACAGGCAATGATGCTAACTGAGGGGTTTTCTCATTCAAAGGAGGAAAGAGGAGAGAATCTCACTATGATGAAATCTGGAACATAAAATATCTTCCAAAATTTCTATGGAGTCATTTGAGTGAGAAGGCAGGTACGGAGGCCTTGTCTGGGCACTACCTAGTGTTGTTGGTAAAATGTGGCAAACACAACTGAAAGAactatttgtttttattacttaaataataatgataatattacaatattattattattattattattatatattaaaagttatattataattattatttaagtaacaaaacaatggaaaatgtaATTTTCCCTGTATCAGTTTTGTTGGTAACCTTTTTAGTGCTTTCTTCATCATGGGAAATGTAATGGGTACATTTTGAGGATTAAAGCATgcacaacattttaaaatgaGTTGTTGGGTGACTGAAAAATTGATATTGAAGCAGTATTAAAAGCAAAGATAGAGCATAAAAGTaatcatttttaaaaattaGATGAAAGAAATCACTATGTTATCAGAAACTTTTGATCAGCGCCTTCTGGAAATAGTTTTGTGGAGGTAAGCTGGTTTGGTGGTTGGCATGGCTTCAAATTCGGGGAAATAGGGAGCTGGCCCTGTCGTCACATTATTTCCTTGAACAAGCGGCATAAATGAGTACCCTGGAAATACTGCTCAGAAGTAACTAGCTTGTCATTTTTGGCTTGCTGTAGAGACTGGGATAAGCTGTTGCAATTTTGGCAAGTGGCCCATGTTGACCTTACCCCTTTTACTTCAGAGAATAAGAGTGGATGGATGGATGACTACAGTCTACTGTTctgtttaatttttctttttttttaattttacttttatcttttctttATCAGTGTATGAAAAAGTTACAAGAGGAGAGAGAATGCGAACTGAAATATCCCAAGCTAAGAAAGAGGCAAATTTTTATGCTCAAAATGTTGAGAAAGGAAAACTAATAGAAGCCAAAAAACGTAAAGGGACTTATCAGGTTTGAAAGTTTTGCTTGATTTGTTCAcgatttttttcaataaaatttattgaagAACCTGTTGTTagtaagtaataattattttattatgaaCCTGTTGTTAGTAAGTAATTTGCACATTCCTCAACCCACGCAAGGGTCTGGGCTCCATTGGCTATTAAttagtcttgttgactataaattagctggacccccaaaacttTGCAATGGATCCCCAAAATTTTAAGTAACCAATTctgaaaacctggatacatctctgatAAATACTGTTAGGGAGTGAGTGAGTCAGTGAGTGATTGACATCTGTTGAAGTTTAGCATGCATGGGCAGTGGTTCCAGGCACACTTTACTATTCTAGCAAATTCCCACCCACTCACCAACAGGTGAATATGCTTTGGAACAAATTTTTCACAAACCAACTTCCTGTAAACATTACTTGTATTtccaaaattttttattagtctTAAAGAGAGGAGAGTGGTGTGGTAGTTAGCCAGCCGATCTATCCTTCCCCTGAAACTGCATTAATATTCAATTCCTTCTTTTAATTTTATAGGAAGATGAACCCACTGAGAAACGGCTTCGAACGTTCGAACAGCACCATACATTGGGAAAGAAAGCAACAAAGGAAGCAAATCTTGGGAATAAATCTACTGGAGATTTTGCAGAGAAATCAATTAGCAGAGATCTTCTTAGAAAAGTAAGAAATTAAATTGAACATTTATTAAATTATGCTTTAAAAATCAGCAATAATTTTTTCATCAGGTTTACAAAAATCAATTCTGTCAACTTGTTATTACATCTATACCATGTTACTCTTGTTTCAGTAAAATGGGAGCTGGTCTAATTTATGGCATAGGTGTCtacttttttgcatttttcattcATGACATCCTTTTAATAAGTTAAAACTTGGTGTTGTGAAGTTATCTTCTTGACACCCCATCATTTTGACAGTAGGTTTGAGGTCAATTTAGAGGGGCAAACAAGTGCAACATTTTAAAACAACATCAACCATGGGACATGCTAGCCTGCGAACGCAGACGTATTTCCAGCTTTCACTGGTTCCGCCGAAATGAAtaactaataaaataaaatattttcgGCTGAACCAGTGAGAGCCGGAAATACGTCTGCGTTCGCAGGCTAGGGACATGCATGTTTCGATTAATTGGCAGGATCGTGCTCTTCCTATCAAAGGGTTACTGTTACCTCACatatcctctttttttttttgccatactTTATTAGCAAAGCTTCCCAATGTAAATTGACCCTGGATGCACAAGATTGCAGATAGCAGATTTGTGTTCCCAACATCCCCTCATTTTCCCAACTGCTATCCTTTGTAAGAAGGTTGAGCAAGATGATAaacgaaagtgaagagtgatcatcgcagtaaattttccaatttaagcaattggaaggaggaagcctgaaaaaaataaggctttcaacgggattcgaacccgtgacctccgcgacaccggtgcgtgcgatgctcgaccaactgaacTGTGAAGTCACACATTGGAAGCGACTAACTATGTTGGAACTCAAAACACGTGCAACGTTTTGTGTTTTGAGACGATtgaattttttggttttctttcgtTTAACGAAAAGTCTTTAGAAATGTTTTactttgtttgattgtttgtttgtttttttttttaggtttttacGGCCACAGGTGGGACATGACATTGCGGATTAATTTGCTTTCCTGTGTTCTGTAGATACTGTTCTATTCGCGGCTCTTGTTTCTGGTTTTCATGTACAATATCCAAGTAAAaccaattttaaaagaagagTGTGTTGATAACAATGAATGATTcactgagaaaaaaagaaaaattttctcTGGGAACATTTTACGGTTTTCACAGTCTCCGTAAtcgtgtttttttctttttaaacaagCCAATGTTGTTTCATTCAGAAAAGGAACCATGAGTCATTTTTCAGCTCAAGCCCGAGGATGctatttgtcagaactggctggCTGGATCAACCAGCTCGCAAATAGAACGCGTCCGAaccagaaatttgtttaataaGTTTAATAGACTCGTTCTTttattagtctccttcgcagccgtctttcgggatgtcacgcaacgctcccccgtctttcgggggagcgttgcgtgacatcccgaaagacggctgcgaaggagactattcTTTTATCGGACTAAGGAGCGAAATGACTCTTTGTTTTTGGAACGAAATGGCCGTGGAAAGAAATGACCGTAAACCGCTTTGCCGACTCGGGGAGACCTGCTTATGACTGGTGATCCTTCCAGAGCGAGGTCTGTTTGGCCAGAAACATGTCTAACTTTGGTAGAACGGACGCGTTCCCTTTGTGAACTGCTTCATCCAGCCagtcagttctgacaaatgcAAATCGTCGTCGATATCGTGTCCTACCACCGTCATAGCTTGTGAATCACTTGGGGCACATTTTTTGATGAGAGAACCGAACGCAATCGCAACTAGGTAAGAAGGCGAAAATcacttgtaattttttttctactaaTGAAACCAGCTGGAGCAGTTTACAGTTCGTGAACTGAGGCCCCGTctacacgtatccggatatgaaaatatccgcgtccacacgttaagTGATCATCACCACCGAAGTATGCTGACAaaagcaagagatcatcaaggtgagagagtgaat
Protein-coding sequences here:
- the LOC136914841 gene encoding activator of basal transcription 1-like, whose protein sequence is MADDRATAPTNLIKKKSTTPGVVYLSRLPQSMNPTKIRRIFSMYGEVGRLFLQREGDAATKKRKKYGGSGRKRFTEGWIEFKDKRIAKAVAMSLNNTTIGGKRRESHYDEIWNIKYLPKFLWSHLSEKAVYEKVTRGERMRTEISQAKKEANFYAQNVEKGKLIEAKKRKGTYQEDEPTEKRLRTFEQHHTLGKKATKEANLGNKSTGDFAEKSISRDLLRKVFTATGGT